Within the Nocardioides humi genome, the region TCCTCGACTCGAGCATCGGCACCAAGGCGCCGGCCTACTCGCAGCCGGCGGTGGCGTCGTACCGCTATCCCGACGGCTACGAGCTGCAGTACGCCGCCGCGCTGCGCGAGGCGATCGGCGCCCGAATCCCGGTGGTCGGGCTGGGTGGTGTCACCGACCCGGCGATGGCCGAGCGGGCGCTGGCCGGCGGCGTGTGTGACCTGGTCGGGATGACCCGTGCCTACATCTCCGACCCCGATCTCGGCCTGAAGATCATGCGGGGCGAGACCGGGCTGGTGCGCCGGTGCGTGCGCGCGAACGAGTGTGTCAACCGCCGGGTGGACGCCAAGCCGATGGCCTGCTGGCACAACCCGGAGTACGCCCGCGAGGGGGCGTTCGCCCTGCTGGCGCCTGCGGTCCGAAGCAGGCGGGTCGTCGTGGTCGGAGGTGGTCCTGCCGGCCTCCAGGCCGCGCAGGTGGCGGCGACCCGTGGTCACCGGGTGACGCTCCTGGAGGCGAGGCCCGAGCTGGGCGGCCGGCTGCGGCTGGTCGCCGGCACCTCGGCCCGCCGGCTCCTGCACACCGTCGACTTCCTGGCCGCCGAGCTCGAGCGGCTCGGGGTGGAGGTGCGGCTCGGCGAGCCGGCGTCGGTCGCCGCGGTCGCCGCGCTGGCTCCCGACGAGGTCATCCTCGCCACGGGCGCGGCTCCCGACGTGAGCCACCACGGCCTCGATGGGCTGCTCTCCGTCGACGAGGCCATCGACGCCGAGCTGACCGGACCGGTGCTGGTCGTCGACCGGATCGGGGACAACGCCGCGGGCCTCCTGGTCGAGCGGCTGGCGGATGCGGGTGTGGATGTGCACTACGCCACCACCTTCGAGCGCGTGGTCACGAACGCCGGCTACACGCACCGCCTCGACCTCGTCGACCTGTTCCGGCGCTCGGAGCGGGTCACTGTCCATGTGTTGCGGGACCTGGGCGGGGTGGCCGACGGTGTCGCCACGCTGGTCGACCCCGACGGAGTGAACCAGGAGCGGATCCCTGTCGCCACCGTCGTGGCCGCCGTCCACCCGATCCCCGTCGACGGTCTGGCGGCCGCGCTCCGCGAGGAGGGGCTGGCGGTGCATCTCGTCGGCGACGTCGTCGCGCCGCGCGGCGTGGTCGCGGGAACTCGGGAGGCGACTCGGGTCGCCCAGGGCTTGTAAACCAATCACTGTCAGAATAATGTGTGCCGCGTCACGTTCCCGGATCGGTCCCCGATCCGCGCCGACTCGAGCCGGAAGGCAGTGCGCATGCTGAGCATGACCATCGACGGCAAGCCCGTCGACACCATCGACGCCTTCGACGTCGTCAATCCGGCCACGGGCCAGGTGGAGGCCCAGGCCCCGGAGTGCGCGCCGGAGCAGCTCGACCGGGCGATGGCCAGCGCCCAGACCGCGTTCGGGGAATGGCGGCGCGACGACGACGCGCGTCGTACGGCGATGCACGCGCTCGCCGACGCCGTGGACGCGCGCCAGGGCGAGCTGACCGAGCTCCTCGTCCAGGAGACCGGGAAGCCGCTCGGCGTCGCCGCCGGCGAGGTCGCGTCGGCCGCGCCGTGGATCCGCTACTACGCCGACCTCGAGTGGCCGCGCCGGGTGGTCCAGGACGACCCCAGCGCGCTGATCGAGGTGGAGCACCGCCCGCTCGGCGTGGTCGCCGCGATCACCCCGTGGAACGGTCCGGTCGGGATGTGGAGCTGGAAGATCGCCCCGGCGCTGCGCGGCGGGAACACGGTCGTGCTCAAACCGTCGCCGTTCACGCCGCTGGCCACCCTTCTCCTCGGGGAGATCGGTGCCGAGGTGCTGCCGCCGGGCGTCATCAACGTCGTCACCGGCGGCGACGAGCTCGGCAAGGCGATGACCGCGCACCCGACGCCGCGCAAGGTCAGCTTCACCGGCTCGATCGGCGCCGGCCGCTCGGTCGCGGTGAACGCAGCCCAGGACCT harbors:
- a CDS encoding NAD-binding protein — protein: MTTLSAPGSTAPAVLPLLNQAFEIRGRVLRNRTVTTGHSIMAPWTPGMSADPYIEYCRRRARGGVGMQIVQPLIVEPFHDWPRPVFDRLRALADAIHGEGGTCVIQVVSFGGQIGSAVHLDERAMWSFDGRQDEFGEASHRMTTAEVQQMVDAHGRLAQVVMEAGLDGVELHGAHGYLLQQSHSPWGNRREDEWGEHLRFVRAVIDATRAGLGDGILGYRVCAADLLRPDEGGLSDEALRAVAAEIVDTGEVDFLDSSIGTKAPAYSQPAVASYRYPDGYELQYAAALREAIGARIPVVGLGGVTDPAMAERALAGGVCDLVGMTRAYISDPDLGLKIMRGETGLVRRCVRANECVNRRVDAKPMACWHNPEYAREGAFALLAPAVRSRRVVVVGGGPAGLQAAQVAATRGHRVTLLEARPELGGRLRLVAGTSARRLLHTVDFLAAELERLGVEVRLGEPASVAAVAALAPDEVILATGAAPDVSHHGLDGLLSVDEAIDAELTGPVLVVDRIGDNAAGLLVERLADAGVDVHYATTFERVVTNAGYTHRLDLVDLFRRSERVTVHVLRDLGGVADGVATLVDPDGVNQERIPVATVVAAVHPIPVDGLAAALREEGLAVHLVGDVVAPRGVVAGTREATRVAQGL